A single region of the Sphingobacteriales bacterium genome encodes:
- a CDS encoding T9SS type A sorting domain-containing protein: MKTCLKKICLLVILTLSLNMLFATTYISPGAVSGVWQTTGNPYIVQGDIWVRSGYTLTIESGTIVEFYGNFSVPYSSHLIIEDACHLKFGGAWFLANNIWYYDAYRLFVVGELDAGDLNAAQTVFTKLNGYDGWGGIIFLNSNPNNYSSLKNCRIEYAYKTNTYNNNLYESAGALYVQDYDNLEIENCIFEYNLAYQGGAIYCENSSVPFINSTFNYNEAVYNGGAVCGITGNPDFHICSFTNNQAEYGGAVFEEGDEINFNHCNFEFNTSFQDGGAIYFTQAIGDFSDHSYINNNIAFNGSGGGIYMENQCNVTLTLSKIMRNSCNLDGGGIYSENSKFNLINCLIVENDAARYGGGYYTFDNINPSKEVNLNNNTIAFNEAAQGGMQMYSPGFGANFNAVNNIIWGLQGSDLGGDFATNVNTSIFSHCDISDPNLSPSPNAYGTFNADPMFDAGYLDGYHVHGSDNIPQWHKSPCIDAGDNSKTRTSLDLDHTNRVQYSTIDMGCYEHNRTNWLIFLSEDDRNELISTNTENMKVYPNPFFDHLTVKINPENDKDIQIVLYDATGKKVMATSCEINSQNHNLYIPVEPDLPCGLYLLIISDSDGNTKKIQLLKN; this comes from the coding sequence ATGAAAACTTGTTTAAAAAAAATTTGTCTGTTGGTTATTTTAACCTTATCTTTGAACATGCTTTTTGCCACAACATATATTTCTCCTGGTGCTGTATCAGGTGTTTGGCAAACGACAGGAAATCCCTATATTGTTCAGGGAGATATTTGGGTGAGATCTGGCTATACTCTTACTATTGAATCAGGGACTATCGTTGAATTCTACGGTAATTTTTCAGTACCTTATTCTTCGCATTTGATTATTGAAGATGCCTGCCACTTAAAATTTGGAGGAGCCTGGTTTTTAGCAAACAATATCTGGTACTACGATGCTTATCGCTTGTTTGTGGTCGGAGAACTGGATGCAGGCGATTTAAATGCGGCCCAAACTGTTTTTACTAAATTGAATGGATATGATGGATGGGGTGGAATTATTTTCCTCAATTCTAACCCGAATAATTACTCAAGCCTTAAAAACTGCCGGATTGAATATGCTTACAAAACCAATACTTACAACAATAACTTGTATGAATCTGCCGGTGCTTTATATGTGCAGGATTATGACAATCTTGAGATTGAAAATTGCATATTCGAATATAATCTTGCTTATCAAGGAGGCGCAATTTATTGTGAAAACAGCTCAGTTCCTTTTATAAACAGTACTTTTAATTATAACGAGGCTGTTTACAATGGTGGAGCTGTTTGCGGTATCACGGGTAACCCTGACTTTCATATCTGCTCATTTACCAACAATCAAGCAGAGTATGGAGGAGCTGTGTTTGAAGAAGGTGATGAAATTAACTTTAACCATTGTAATTTTGAATTCAATACTTCTTTTCAGGATGGAGGAGCAATCTATTTTACCCAAGCTATTGGCGATTTTAGCGATCATTCCTATATAAACAATAATATTGCTTTTAACGGAAGTGGTGGTGGCATTTATATGGAAAATCAATGTAATGTAACCTTGACTCTGAGTAAAATAATGAGAAATTCCTGTAATCTTGATGGTGGAGGTATCTATAGTGAAAATAGTAAATTTAACCTCATTAATTGTCTTATTGTTGAGAATGATGCTGCCCGTTACGGAGGAGGATATTACACTTTTGATAATATTAACCCTTCGAAGGAAGTGAATCTAAATAACAACACTATAGCCTTTAACGAAGCTGCTCAGGGTGGTATGCAAATGTATAGCCCTGGTTTTGGAGCAAATTTTAATGCAGTGAACAACATTATTTGGGGATTGCAAGGCAGTGATCTCGGGGGTGATTTTGCTACCAACGTAAATACATCGATTTTCAGCCATTGCGATATTTCCGACCCAAACCTTTCGCCCTCTCCGAATGCCTATGGTACTTTTAATGCTGATCCGATGTTTGATGCAGGATATCTTGATGGATACCATGTACATGGTTCGGATAATATTCCTCAATGGCATAAATCACCGTGTATTGATGCTGGTGATAACAGTAAAACACGCACAAGCCTTGACCTGGATCATACAAACAGGGTTCAATATAGTACTATTGATATGGGATGCTATGAACATAACCGTACCAACTGGCTGATATTTCTGTCAGAAGATGATCGAAATGAACTGATTAGTACAAACACTGAAAATATGAAAGTATATCCCAATCCTTTCTTTGATCATTTAACGGTTAAAATAAATCCAGAAAATGACAAAGACATTCAGATTGTTTTGTATGATGCTACCGGTAAAAAGGTAATGGCAACATCATGCGAAATTAATTCTCAAAATCACAATTTATACATTCCTGTTGAGCCTGATTTGCCGTGTGGTTTATATCTTCTGATTATTTCTGATAGTGATGGAAATACAAAAAAAATTCAACTGCTTAAAAATTAG
- a CDS encoding gliding motility-associated C-terminal domain-containing protein: protein TSVSNIVCTPTPFRLFIPNAFTPNGDEVNEVFRPFGIFIRKYNLVIFNAWGEKIFESNDPETGWDGTFKGKPCPVGNYYYQINAEGTQGQRRLVSGTVLLMR, encoded by the coding sequence AACTTCCGTTTCCAACATCGTTTGCACACCCACACCTTTCCGCCTTTTCATCCCCAATGCCTTCACCCCCAACGGAGATGAGGTAAATGAAGTCTTTCGTCCTTTCGGCATTTTTATCCGAAAATATAATCTCGTGATATTCAATGCGTGGGGAGAAAAAATCTTCGAATCCAACGACCCCGAAACCGGTTGGGACGGCACGTTTAAAGGGAAACCCTGTCCGGTCGGCAACTATTATTACCAGATCAATGCAGAAGGAACGCAAGGACAACGCAGGCTGGTGAGCGGGACAGTGTTGCTGATGAGATAA